One window of Quercus robur chromosome 5, dhQueRobu3.1, whole genome shotgun sequence genomic DNA carries:
- the LOC126727778 gene encoding protein ACCELERATED CELL DEATH 6-like, which translates to MALEIDMENNVLHMQEKEKELEKLKENFQGMKDQGTNILMAVYLYEAVKNDDVGRFISDSVVLTEREPRISAIFHQVSASGNSVLHKAATFGSREIAKLITDHFPFLLTKRNVLGDTALHVATKARKLNVMKVLIDANVNNCEKLLQMKNKDGNTALHEAVIAQYVDAVKYLFPRHKEGSYYLNDGGESPLCRAIETENIEILELLLEAPYENGGLIERPRKESPVHAAIFMKRRDMLEKIFEKNKQLFHIRDEKGKTPLHYAASKGYIDGVRFLLITEFKHDAFGRSNNDDFPIHAACKRGHTKVVKEFLQQQWLYPTELLNKKSQNILHVAAENGKNDVVKAILSDSKLEELINAVDENGNTALHLASLNLHSKVICSLTWDKRVDLKRRNKEGLTAFDIASSIRNDLKATQDLTLWVLSSAGTPYSEKGRKIISLKREREPPKLEQISLKREGEPPKLEQFQNLINVILVIAVLVATVTFSAALTVPGRFNRSDAGHRLAFDVFIICDSIAMYFSMTGAFVLIWALIASDREKFAINFALIVLVVAIFAMSMAFMAVVYIALSNIPWISYSLLAGGIYYLLTFSFIFTSLMFPKFRTSNRILYFICHYLVPYKLFWVRIWERVPLT; encoded by the exons ATGGCTCTAGAGATAGACATGGAGAACAATGTTCTACATATgcaggaaaaggaaaaggagttagagaaattaaaggaaaattttcaagGGATGAAGGACCAAGGCACAAATATATTGATGGCTGTTTATTTATATGAAGCAGTAAAAAATGATGATGTTGGCAGGTTCATTTCTGACTCGGTAGTTTTAACGGAAAGAGAACCCCGTATTTCTGCCATTTTCCACCAAGTGAGCGCATCAGGGAATTCAGTGCTTCACAAGGCAGCAACTTTTGGAAGCAGAGAGATAGCTAAGCTCATCACTGATCACTTCCCCTTCCTTCTTACGAAGAGAAATGTTTTAGGTGATACTGCACTTCACGTCGCAACCAAAGCTAGAAAATTGAACGTAATGAAAGTCCTCATTGATGCTAATGTTAATAACTGTGAAAAGTTATTACAAATGAAGAACAAAGATGGAAACACTGCGCTGCATGAGGCTGTTATAGCTCAGTATGTTGATGCTGTGAAATATTTATTTCCGCGCCATAAAGAAGGGTCATACTATTTGAATGATGGAGGTGAATCTCCATTATGTCGAGccattgaaactgaaaatatagAAATTCTTGAACTTCTGTTAGAAGCTCCATATGAAAATGGCGGGCTGATTGAAAGGCCTCGGAAAGAGTCACCTGTTCATGCTGCCATCTTCATGAAAAGACGAG ATATGTTGGAAAAAATATTCGAGAAGAATAAACAACTATTCCACATAAGAGATGAAAAGGGGAAGACGCCATTGCATTATGCAGCATCCAAAGGTTACATTGATGGCGTTCGATTCCTGTTAATAACAGAATTTAAACATGATGCCTTTGGAAGGAGTAACAACGATGACTTCCCTATTCATGCTGCATGCAAAAGAGGACATACAAAGGTAGTCAAAGAGTTTCTTCAACAACAGTGGCTCTATCCAACAGAATTACTCAACAAAAAGAGCCAGAATATTCTTCATGTTGCTGCTGAGAATGGAAAAAACGATGTGGTAAAAGCCATACTGAGTGACTCAAAACTTGAGGAGCTTATAAATGCAGTAGACGAGAATGGAAACACTGCTTTGCATTTGGCGTCACTGAATCTTCATTCTAAAGTCATATGTTCTCTCACGTGGGATAAGAGAGTTGATTTGAAACGCAGAAACAAGGAAGGCCTGACTGCATTTGATATTGCTTCAAGTATTCGAAACGATTTGAAAGCTACACAG GACTTAACGCTTTGGGTCTTAAGTTCAGCTGGCACACCCTACAgtgaaaagggaaggaagattaTTAGCTTGAAACGAGAAAGAGAACCACCAAAATTGGAGCAAATTAGCTTGAAACGAGAAGGAGAACCACCAAAATTGGAGCAGTTTCAGAACCTGATCAACGTAATTTTGGTGATAGCAGTGCTAGTGGCCACCGTGACCTTTTCTGCTGCCTTAACTGTTCCGGGTCGTTTCAACCGCTCTGATGCGGGACATAGATTGGCTTTCGATGTTTTCATTATCTGTGATTCCATAGCTATGTATTTCTCCATGACAGGGGCTTTCGTCCTCATATGGGCATTAATAGCCAGTGACAGGGAAAAGTTCGCCATTAATTTCGCTTTAATTGTACTGGTAGTAGCTATTTTCGCGATGTCCATGGCATTTATGGCCGTTGTATACATAGCCCTGAGTAATATTCCTTGGATTTCGTATTCTCTTTTGGCTGGGGGAATCTACTACCTTCTCACTTTCAGCTTCATTTTCACTTCCTTGATGTTCCCAAAATTTAGGACTTCCAATCGTATCTTATATTTCATTTGTCACTATCTCGTTCCATACAAGCTTTTTTGGGTCCGAATTTGGGAACGAGTCCCTTTAACATAA